From the genome of Vicia villosa cultivar HV-30 ecotype Madison, WI linkage group LG2, Vvil1.0, whole genome shotgun sequence, one region includes:
- the LOC131653282 gene encoding probable aquaporin TIP-type alpha: MSTRSYTFGRPDEATHPDSLRATLAEFASTFIFVFAGEGSGLALVKIYQDSAFSAGELLAVALAHAFALFAAVSSSMHVSGGHVNPAVTFGALLGGRISVIRAVYYWVAQLLGAIVAALLLRLVTNNMRPAGFHVGAGLGDGHALLLEIIMTFGLMYTVYATAIDPKRGNIAAIAPLAIGLIVGANILVGGPFDGACMNPALAFGPSLVGWRWHSHWIFWVGPFIGAALASLIYEFVVIPTEPPHAHQPLAAEDY, translated from the exons ATGTCAACTCGTAGTTATACTTTTGGAAGACCTGATGAGGCTACACATCCAGATTCTCTTAGAGCTACCTTAGCTGAATTTGCTTCCACTTTCATCTTTGTCTTTGCTGGAGAAGGATCTGGCCTTGCTTTAG TTAAGATATACCAAGATTCAGCTTTCTCAGCTGGTGAATTGTTGGCGGTTGCACTAGCTCATGCTTTTGCTCTATTTGCTGCTGTGTCTTCTAGCATGCATGTATCTGGTGGACATGTGAATCCTGCTGTCACATTTGGTGCTCTTTTAGGTGGCAGAATCTCTGTCATTCGTGCTGTTTACTATTGGGTTGCTCAACTTTTAGGTGCTATTGTTGCTGCACTCTTGCTTAGGCTTGTCACTAATAACATG AGACCAGCAGGGTTTCATGTAGGAGCAGGTCTGGGCGATGGACATGCGCTACTACTCGAGATCATCATGACATTTGGGCTAATGTACACAGTATATGCAACAGCAATTGATCCAAAAAGAGGCAACATTGCAGCCATTGCACCTTTAGCAATCGGACTCATTGTTGGTGCAAACATCCTTGTCGGCGGGCCATTTGACGGAGCATGCATGAACCCTGCTCTTGCTTTTGGCCCTTCTTTGGTAGGCTGGAGATGGCACTCTCATTGGATCTTCTGGGTTGGTCCATTCATTGGTGCAGCATTGGCATCACTCATATATGAATTTGTTGTGATCCCAACAGAACCACCTCATGCACACCAGCCTCTTGCTGCTGAAGATTACTAG
- the LOC131653281 gene encoding uncharacterized protein LOC131653281 — protein MVVRFSPFSLKLTQQPHNHQSSCFSKQVAVSCSYGMKRFDLKRPQILSSALGGNSDGLRVFVVSDLHTDYDENLKWVERLSSVDYKDDVLLVAGDVAETYSMFIVTMSLLRERFEHVFYVPGNHDLWCRREGQNYVDSVEKFNKLLDACMRIGVKTNPMVVGTLGIIPLFSWYHESFDKEEDIPGYRIPSLEMACKDFHACSWPNGLSNGDTSLSLYFDALNDKQMQSIKEIQKTCDHIITFSHFVPRQELCPEKRMLFYPKLPKIIGSDPLEDRIRSIHGAQGREDASSCHVFGHTHFCWDAVVDGIRYVQAPLAYPRERKRRMNGGNNWLPFCLYANKKFSDKLKPCFWSDYYSVIPRAPHNTKLAPWVARFYKQKKSIDV, from the exons ATGGTGGTGAGGTTTAGCCCTTTTTCTCTTAAACTGACTCAACAGCCTCACAATCATCAATCTTCATGTTTCTCTAAACAAGTAGCTGTTAGCTGTAGCTATGGAATGAAAAGGTTTGACCTTAAAAGGCCACAGATATTGTCTTCTGCTTTGGGAGGAAACTCTGATGGGTTGCGTGTGTTTGTGGTTTCTGATTTGCATACTGACTATGATGAGAATTTGAAGTGGGTGGAGCGTTTGTCTAGTGTTGATTACAAAGATGATGTGCTTCTTGTGGCTGGTGATGTTGCTGAGACATATAGCATGTTTATTGTCACAATGTCTCTTCTGAGAGAGAGATTTGAACATGTCTTTTATGTTCCTGGAAATCATGATCTTTGGTGTCGTCGCGAGGGACAAAACTAT GTTGATTCTGTTGAAAAGTTTAACAAATTGCTTGATGCATGTATGAGAATTGGAGTCAAGACAAATCCAATGGTTGTTGGCACATTAGGGATCATTCCTTTGTTCTCTTGGTACCATGAG AGCTTTGATAAAGAGGAGGACATACCAGGCTATCGGATCCCGTCTCTGGAGATG GCATGTAAGGACTTCCATGCATGTAGCTGGCCCAATGGACTTTCAAATGGAGATACCTCCCTCTCTTTATATTTTGATGCCCTCAATGATAAACAAATGCAAAGTATAAAGGAGATTCAGAAGACATGTGATCACATCATTACCTTTTCCCATTTTGTTCCAAG GCAAGAACTTTGTCCAGAAAAGAGGATGTTATTCTATCCCAAGCTTCCAAAAATAATTGGTTCAGACCCTCTTGAAGATAGAATAAGGTCTATACATGGTGCTCAGGGAAGAGAGGATGCATCTTCTTGCCATGTTTTTGGTCATACTCACTTCTGCTGGGATGCTGTTGTAGATGGCATAAG GTATGTACAAGCACCCTTAGCTTACCCAAGAGAAAGGAAGAGAAGAATGAATGGAGGGAACAATTGGCTACCATTTTGCCTTTATGCTAACAAAAAGTTTTCTGATAAACTCAAGCCTTGCTTTTGGTCTGATTATTACTCTGTCATTCCCAGGGCACCTCATAACACCAAACTTGCTCCCTGGGTAGCCAGATTTTACAAGCAAAAAAAATCTATAGATGTATAG